A region from the Rosa rugosa chromosome 6, drRosRugo1.1, whole genome shotgun sequence genome encodes:
- the LOC133718254 gene encoding protein FAR1-RELATED SEQUENCE 5-like produces MEREEGDFISIVEESIDFGVETNNSLDLNVEQDCHNLKIVHGNGTVSNVSSTNDHSVDAVVKVGTEFESDEHAYRCYNKYAKLVGFNVRKDWVNRSKVHGQVVSRKFTCSKEGYRRRDKRDVTVKKHRKETRTGCLAHMVITRQPDGKYRVSHIEEQHNHDNLNASMAQVLPLQRESSISQAADAELVEGTKDFRTLSKLASESMNRRFRVRESLDNVSLGYNNHLQSERTRDMKKGEVGRLLHYFQRQHVENPSFFYALQVDTDDKVCNIFWADDKMVSDYDYFGDVVCLDTICRTDKNCLPFVQFIGVNHHKQVLIFAATLLYDDTMESYKWLFQTFLEAMSGKKPRIILTDQDATIVEVIDSVLPETDHRICTWQMYENALKHISPMVNDTGSFANDFKRCIYDHKDEDDFVSAWGDMLDKYGLQQNDWLKWMFRAREKWAVVYGRNTIFVDKGAHLVESLFNDLRSCLYSDTTVLQFFKHYERMVDEQRSKEIEASDEMNSCLPRLMGNVVMLKHASNVYTSRAFEVFQQGYEKCLNVVVNQCSENGSLFEYRAKTFGKTQEHSVRFCSSDGTVICSCKKFESVGFLCSHALKVLDHRNIKVLPAKYVLKRWTKDARLGIARPSDVSTDNDNPKLIVASRYKDLSHRILMLSTRASESGEAFQFAVRQLDQVMDGVEKILTLKPEDAQAVTSSSTGTTTSDNEHAETFLDENAFENQGENGVKGANEQGSAVLDRGELMNVNGNFSSTNRIQISDASPQSNHSYISSEPLTGNPITQGLYTFEENPVVNCTYAQDNAILFRPPNIFPNQHDSPSQLQLLQEPLINGTYQEPMSELRQAMDLDLDLHPPHSPSFLL; encoded by the exons ATGGAAAGGGAGGAAGGCGATTTTATTAGTATTGTTGAGGAAAGCATAGATTTTGGAGTTGAAACAAACAATAGTTTGGACTTGAATGTAGAGCAGGACTGTCACAACCTGAAAATTGTTCATGGCAATGGCACTGTGTCCAATGTATCATCTACAAATGACCACAGTGTCGATGCAGTTGTGAAAGTTGGTACAGAGTTTGAGTCTGATGAGCATGCTTACAGGTGTTATAATAAGTATGCTAAGTTGGTGGGTTTCAATGTTCGGAAAGATTGGGTGAATAGGAGTAAGGTACATGGTCAGGTGGTATCTAGGAAGTTCACTTGTTCTAAAGAGGGTTATCGGCGGAGGGATAAAAGGGATGTTACTGTAAAGAAACATCGAAAGGAAACTAGAACTGGTTGCCTGGCGCATATGGTCATTACTCGTCAACCTGATGGTAAATATCGGGTTTCACATATTGAAGAACAACACAATCATGACAATTTAAACGCAAGTATGGCTCAAGTATTACCACTGCAGAGGGAATCCAGTATTTCTCAAGCTGCTGATGCTGAACTGGTAGAAGGTACCAAAGATTTCAGAACACTGTCAAAATTGGCATCTGAATCGATGAATAGACGGTTTAGAGTAAGGGAATCTCTCGATAATGTTTCTTTAGGTTATAACAATCATCTTCAATCTGAAAGGACCAGAGATATGAAGAAGGGAGAAGTTGGACGTTTGCTGCATTACTTTCAAAGGCAACATGTTGAAAACCCATCCTTTTTTTATGCATTACAGGTTGATACTGATGATAAAGTTTGTAACATCTTTTGGGCCGATGATAAGATGGTATCAGATTATGATTATTTTGGGGATGTGGTTTGTCTGGACACAATTTGCAGAACAGACAAGAATTGTCTCCCATTTGTACAGTTTATAGGAGTAAACCATCACAAACAGGTGCTGATCTTTGCTGCCACACTTTTGTATGATGACACCATGGAATCTTACAAGTGGCTATTTCAAACCTTCTTGGAAGCAATGTCAGGGAAGAAACCAAGGATCATTCTAACTGATCAAGATGCAACAATTGTTGAGGTAATCGATTCAGTCTTACCAGAAACAGACCATCGTATATGCACATGGCAAATGTACGAAAATGCTCTCAAACACATTAGCCCCATGGTAAACGATACCGGGTCTTTTGCCAATGATTTCAAGAGATGTATATACGACCACAAAGATGAAGATGAttttgtttctgcttggggGGATATGCTAGATAAATATGGTCTTCAGCAGAATGACTGGTTAAAATGGATGTTTAGAGCACGAGAGAAATGGGCTGTGGTGTATGGTAGGAATACTATTTTTGTTGACAAAGGCGCACATTTGGTCGAAAGTTTATTTAATGATCTGAGAAGTTGCCTATACTCTGACACTACTGTGCTTCAATTCTTTAAGCATTACGAAAGGATGGTGGATGAGCAACGGTCCAAAGAAATAGAAGCTAGCGATGAAATGAACAGCTGTTTGCCAAGGCTAATGGGGAATGTGGTTATGTTAAAGCATGCAAGTAATGTATACACCTCAAGGGCATTTGAAGTATTTCAGCAAGGATATGAGAAGTGTTTAAATGTTGTTGTTAACCAATGTAGTGAGAATGGGTCATTGTTTGAGTACAGAGCTAAAACATTTGGGAAAACTCAAGAACACAGTGTCAGATTCTGTTCCTCTGATGGTACAGTTATATGCAGTTGTAAGAAATTTGAGAGTGTTGGGTTTCTATGTAGCCATGCCCTTAAAGTGCTGGATCACAGGAATATAAAGGTACTCCCCGCCAAATATGTCTTGAAGAGATGGACAAAAGATGCAAGGTTAGGGATTGCAAGACCGAGTGATGTCTCCACCGACAATGATAACCCTAAGCTTATTGTGGCAAGCCGTTACAAAGATCTTAGCCACAGAATTCTGATGTTATCTACCAGGGCTTCTGAATCTGGGGAAGCATTTCAATTCGCTGTTAGACAACTCGACCAAGTGATGGACGGGGTTGAGAAAATTTTGACATTAAAACCTGAGGATGCTCAAGCTGTCACGTCAAGCAGCACAGGTACAACTACTTCTGATAATGAGCATGCAGAAACTTTTCTAGATGAGAATGCTTTTGAGAATCAGGGTGAGAATGGAGTAAAAGGAGCAAACGAACAAGGGAGTGCTGTCCTCGACAGAGGTGAATTAATGAATGTAAATGGAAACTTCTCTAGCACAAACAGAATTCAGATTTCAGATGCATCCCCGCAAAGTAATCATTCCTACATTTCTTCGGAACCCTTAACCGGAAATCCCATTACACAG GGTTTGTACACTTTTGAAGAGAACCCTGTAGTCAACTGCACGTACGCGCAAGATAATGCCATCTTGTTTCGACCTCCAAACATCTTTCCTAACCAACACGATTCACCTTCCCAATTGCAATTGCTTcag GAACCTCTTATCAATGGCACATACCAAGAACCCATGTCTGAACTGAGGCAG GCAATGGATCTCGATCTCGATCTCCACCCTCCACATTCACCTTCATTTTTGCTCTGA
- the LOC133715680 gene encoding protein IQ-DOMAIN 23-like, translated as MGFFRRLFGPKKPKKKTNKAEASTSASQEWGLDANKHAIAVAAATAAVAEAALAAAHAAAEVVRLTNGVETSGNVSLPVRVSRHRHLAAVKIQSAFRRYLARRALRALKALVKLQALVRGHIVRKQTADMLRRMQTLVRLQARARATRSLMSESVHSSSKSSLSYNPLPESPDKLGSQHRVYSSKFDGPSLLKRCGSNSNAKDATSLDRRRLASGWLDRWMEESVWNNRRDASSLRYVQADNEKVDKILEVDTWKPHLGSQRNTRTFQTAQHVMASDNYSPMFMTFDSPSKRTTKEPNLIPSQSSMDYFSSSSMKYPIGKDEVPALRTAQNSPQAFSALSKPGSSSARRGHFTPTRSEYSWGFFSSYAGYPSYMANTESSRAKVRSQSAPRQRLEFDKYSLTKKSVQEFCEAGTCSETGLALDTDFRNKAFLSSSHSNRLR; from the exons ATGGGCTTTTTCCGGCGACTCttcggcccgaaaaagcccaaaAAGAAGACTAACAAAGCCGAAGCCTCCACTTCAGCTTCTCAAGAATGGGGCTTGGACGCCAACAAGCACGCAATAGCGGTGGCGGCAGCTACTGCCGCCGTGGCCGAGGCAGCTCTCGCGGCGGCTCATGCTGCGGCGGAGGTCGTCAGGCTCACTAACGGCGTTGAGACTTCGGGGAACGTTAGCTTGCCAGTTAGAGTCAGCCGTCACCGCCACTTGGCCGCCGTTAAGATACAGTCAGCTTTCCGGAGATACCTg GCAAGGAGGGCCTTAAGGGCACTTAAAGCACTGGTGAAGCTTCAAGCATTGGTGAGAGGCCACATAGTGAGGAAACAAACGGCGGACATGCTCAGGCGCATGCAGACACTGGTTCGACTCCAGGCCCGTGCACGGGCAACTCGCTCACTCATGTCAGAATCAGTACATTCTAGCAGCAAATCCTCCCTGTCTTACAATCCT CTCCCGGAAAGTCCTGACAAACTTGGATCCCAGCACCGTGTTTATAGTAGCAAATTTGATGGGCCCTCATTGCTGAAG AGGTGTGGTTCAAATTCAAACGCAAAGGATGCCACCAGTCTGGACAGAAGACGTCTGGCCTCAGGATGGTTAGATCGGTGGATGGAAGAAAGTGTGTGGAACAACCGCCGTGATGCTTCATCACTGAGATATGTGCAAGCAGATAATGAGAAGGTTGACAAAATCCTTGAAGTAGATACTTGGAAACCTCACTTGGGCTCCCAACGAAATACCAGAACCTTTCAAACCGCACAGCATGTTATGGCTTCGGATAATTACAGTCCAATGTTTATGACATTCGATTCCCCGTCCAAACGCACAACAAAAGAACCAAACTTGATTCCTAGTCAATCTTCCATGGATTACTTCTCATCGAGCTCAATGAAATATCCTATAGGAAAAGATGAAGTACCGGCTTTAAGAACCGCACAGAACAGCCCACAAGCATTTTCTGCCTTATCGAAACCTGGAAGTAGTAGTGCTAGAAGAGGCCACTTCACGCCGACAAGGAGCGAGTACTCGTGGGGTTTCTTTAGCAGCTATGCCGGTTACCCTAGCTACATGGCTAACACGGAATCATCCCGGGCTAAGGTTCGGTCACAGAGTGCCCCAAGACAAAGGCTCGAATTTGATAAATATAGTTTGACAAAAAAATCCGTCCAGGAGTTTTGCGAAGCAGGCACATGTTCAGAAACAGGTTTAGCTCTAGATACGGATTTCAGGAATAAAGCGTTTCTGAGCTCTAGCCACTCGAATAGACTACGGTGA